TATACCGCTCAAACCCGGTCGAGCGAGCGGACCCAGCGGGCCACCCGAGCGAGTCCATCGGCCAAGCCGGTCTCCGCCTGGAAGCCGATGGACCGCGCCTTCAACGGAGAAGCGACCAGGTGCCGTGGGTCGCCTTCCCGCCTCTGTCCATTGAAGGTGACTGCCGCATCGGCGCCCAAAGCGGCAATAATCGATTCAGCCAGCCTCGCGACCGTCGTGCCGACGCCGCTTCCTCCGTTGAATACCGAATGCCCCCCCGGCGCCTGACCGTAAGCTTGCAGCGCCAAGGCGACCGCATCGTCTATGAACAGGAAATCCCGCGTCTCGGCGCCGTCGCCGAAAAGCTCGATACGGGATTCGCCTCCGTGGATCCGCCTGAACAGATCCCAGACGATCTGCTTGCGCAGGCCCGGCCCGTAGAGGGAAAAGTAGCGGATTGCAATGGTCCGCAGTCCATGGGCGTCGCTCGCCCGGCGGCAGGCCTCCTCCGCCAAGCACTTATGGCGGCCATAGGTCGAGGTCGGATGTGCCGGCGAGGTTTCTTCGAGCCGCCTGGCACCGGCGTCGCCATAGACCGCCGCACTTGACGCCAGGATCAGCGACGCCTGGGGCGCGGAGTCACGGAGGGCTTCGCAGAGCAGTTCCGTCGTTTGCACCGTGTCGGCGAAACAACCGGAGGGATCTTCCTCCACCTGCCTGACCGTTCCGGCGCCCGCGGCGTGAAGGACCAGCGCCGGCGGACCGTAGCAGCCAAAGGCCTGCGAGATGCTGGCCTCGCAGACTCCGC
The sequence above is drawn from the Pelagibius sp. CAU 1746 genome and encodes:
- a CDS encoding NAD-dependent epimerase/dehydratase family protein, with product METEGKVAWVTGAKGFLGSQVARSLGARGWRVVGMARSAATCPAETQSPDTAWLGGGVCEASISQAFGCYGPPALVLHAAGAGTVRQVEEDPSGCFADTVQTTELLCEALRDSAPQASLILASSAAVYGDAGARRLEETSPAHPTSTYGRHKCLAEEACRRASDAHGLRTIAIRYFSLYGPGLRKQIVWDLFRRIHGGESRIELFGDGAETRDFLFIDDAVALALQAYGQAPGGHSVFNGGSGVGTTVARLAESIIAALGADAAVTFNGQRREGDPRHLVASPLKARSIGFQAETGLADGLARVARWVRSLDRV